A genomic region of Azoarcus sp. KH32C contains the following coding sequences:
- a CDS encoding SDR family oxidoreductase, with amino-acid sequence MSRCVLITGATGAIGGALANEYARPGTQLILHGRNAGQLERVAANCRARGADVIPCCIDLGDVAQARQWALDMAACHELDLLVANAGMNIDIGPDGAGERWEDSEALFALNVRAVIALVDAFLPAMRRRGRGQVALISSLAGYFGLPVTPSYSASKAAVKAYGEALRGWLGPEGVRVNVVMPGYVESPMCNAMPGPKPFLWTPERAARTIRRGLENDRARITFPFPLNLGTWFLAALPAGLSVRLVRLFGYHG; translated from the coding sequence ATGTCACGCTGTGTCTTGATTACCGGCGCGACCGGCGCCATCGGGGGCGCCCTCGCCAACGAATACGCGCGCCCCGGCACGCAATTGATCCTGCACGGCCGCAACGCCGGGCAACTGGAGCGGGTCGCGGCCAACTGCAGGGCGCGCGGCGCGGACGTGATCCCGTGCTGCATAGACCTGGGCGACGTGGCGCAGGCGCGCCAGTGGGCGCTCGACATGGCGGCATGCCACGAGCTCGATCTACTCGTCGCGAACGCCGGCATGAACATCGACATCGGGCCCGACGGGGCCGGCGAGCGCTGGGAGGACAGCGAAGCCCTGTTCGCGCTGAACGTGCGCGCCGTGATCGCGCTGGTCGACGCCTTCCTGCCGGCGATGCGCCGCCGCGGACGCGGTCAGGTCGCGCTGATCAGTTCGCTCGCGGGCTATTTCGGCTTGCCGGTGACGCCGAGCTACAGCGCCAGCAAGGCCGCCGTGAAGGCCTATGGCGAAGCCTTGCGCGGCTGGCTGGGACCGGAGGGCGTGCGCGTGAACGTCGTGATGCCGGGTTACGTCGAGTCACCGATGTGCAACGCGATGCCTGGTCCGAAGCCTTTCCTATGGACGCCCGAGCGCGCCGCGCGCACGATCCGCCGCGGGCTGGAAAACGACCGCGCCCGCATCACCTTCCCCTTTCCGCTCAACCTCGGCACCTGGTTCCTGGCCGCCCTGCCGGCCGGCCTGTCGGTGCGCCTCGTGCGCCTGTTCGGCTATCACGGGTAG